A single Pararhizobium sp. A13 DNA region contains:
- a CDS encoding DUF1127 domain-containing protein: MSETQFLVVDTLTAAVDELYLKFGVWKTVVALLRAALRRRQTNQVSHLSNRMRRDIGLPEIEDVLLEARLSLWDIRL, translated from the coding sequence ATGAGCGAAACCCAATTTTTAGTTGTTGATACCCTGACGGCAGCTGTGGATGAGCTGTACCTGAAATTCGGCGTCTGGAAGACCGTGGTTGCGTTGCTTCGGGCCGCCCTGAGGCGTCGTCAAACGAACCAGGTCTCGCACCTGTCAAATCGCATGCGTCGCGATATTGGCCTTCCGGAGATTGAGGACGTGCTCCTGGAAGCCAGACTTTCCCTTTGGGATATCCGGCTTTAA